A single region of the Cinclus cinclus chromosome 10, bCinCin1.1, whole genome shotgun sequence genome encodes:
- the GYG1 gene encoding glycogenin-1 isoform X2: MRVLEKVFDEVILVNILDSGDSAHLALMKRPELGVTLTKLHCWELTQFSKCVFMDADTMVLSNIDELFEREELSAAPDPGWPDCFNSGVFVYRPSIETYSQLLQFASEKGSFDGADQGLLNTFFSSWATTDMSKHLPFIYNLSSTSVYSYLPAFKAFGANTKVVHFLGSTKPWNYTYDSRTKSIKGNMDDPKIVHPEFLNMWWDTYIADVLPLLEQHGIVKENTTGVNMAEVTEAVSHVSVSPLLPTESSEERKERWEQGQADYMGVDSFDNIKKKLDTYLQ; encoded by the exons AT GAGAGTGCTGGAGAAAGTCTTTGATGAAGTCATATTGGTAAATATCTTGGATAGTGGGGATTCAGCACACTTGGCGTTAATGAAAAGACCTGAGTTGGGCGTCACACTAACAAAGCTTCACTGCTGGGAACTGACACAGTTTTCAAAATGTGTATTCATGGATGCAGACACAATG GTTTTGTCAAATATAGATGAGCTTTTTGAGAGAGAAGAGCTGTCTGCAGCACCAGATCCAGGCTGGCCTGACTGTTTTAATTCAGGAGTTTTTGTTTACCGACCTTCCATTGAAACATACAGTCAGCTGCTACAGTTTGCCTCAGAGAAAGGGAGCTTTGATG GTGCAGATCAGGGGTTGTTAAAcaccttcttcagcagctgggCAACAACAGACATGAGCAAACATCTAccatttatttataatttgaGCAGCACTTCTGTATATTCCTACCTTCCAGCATTTAAAGC GTTTGGTGCAAATACTAAGGTGGTGCATTTCCTGGGAAGCACAAAGCCATGGAACTATACATATGACTCCAGAACAAAAAGCATAAAGGGCAACATGGATGACCCTAAAATAGTTCACCCAGAATTCCTCAACATGTGGTGGGATACTTATATAGCTGATGTTTTACCACTACTAGAACAGCATGGAATTGTTAAAGAAAACACTACCGGAGTAAATATG GCAGAAGTTACAGAGGCAGTGTCCCACGTATCAGTATCACCACTATTACCGACTGAATCTTCAGAAGAACGCAAGGAACGGTGGGAACAGGGCCAGGCTGACTATATGGGAGTGGATTCCTTTGACAACATCAAGAAGAAACTTGATACCTATCTTCAGTAG
- the GYG1 gene encoding glycogenin-1 isoform X1 — protein MADQSFVTLATNDSYVKGALVLGSSLQQYRTTRKLTALITPQVSDLMRRVLEKVFDEVILVNILDSGDSAHLALMKRPELGVTLTKLHCWELTQFSKCVFMDADTMVLSNIDELFEREELSAAPDPGWPDCFNSGVFVYRPSIETYSQLLQFASEKGSFDGADQGLLNTFFSSWATTDMSKHLPFIYNLSSTSVYSYLPAFKAFGANTKVVHFLGSTKPWNYTYDSRTKSIKGNMDDPKIVHPEFLNMWWDTYIADVLPLLEQHGIVKENTTGVNMAEVTEAVSHVSVSPLLPTESSEERKERWEQGQADYMGVDSFDNIKKKLDTYLQ, from the exons ATGGCAG ACCAGTCTTTTGTGACTCTAGCCACAAATGACTCTTATGTGAAAGGAGCACTGGTACTTGGTTCATCCTTGCAACAGTACAGAACAACAAGGAAGCTGACTGCACTCATAACTCCTCAGGTCTCAGATCTTATGAG GAGAGTGCTGGAGAAAGTCTTTGATGAAGTCATATTGGTAAATATCTTGGATAGTGGGGATTCAGCACACTTGGCGTTAATGAAAAGACCTGAGTTGGGCGTCACACTAACAAAGCTTCACTGCTGGGAACTGACACAGTTTTCAAAATGTGTATTCATGGATGCAGACACAATG GTTTTGTCAAATATAGATGAGCTTTTTGAGAGAGAAGAGCTGTCTGCAGCACCAGATCCAGGCTGGCCTGACTGTTTTAATTCAGGAGTTTTTGTTTACCGACCTTCCATTGAAACATACAGTCAGCTGCTACAGTTTGCCTCAGAGAAAGGGAGCTTTGATG GTGCAGATCAGGGGTTGTTAAAcaccttcttcagcagctgggCAACAACAGACATGAGCAAACATCTAccatttatttataatttgaGCAGCACTTCTGTATATTCCTACCTTCCAGCATTTAAAGC GTTTGGTGCAAATACTAAGGTGGTGCATTTCCTGGGAAGCACAAAGCCATGGAACTATACATATGACTCCAGAACAAAAAGCATAAAGGGCAACATGGATGACCCTAAAATAGTTCACCCAGAATTCCTCAACATGTGGTGGGATACTTATATAGCTGATGTTTTACCACTACTAGAACAGCATGGAATTGTTAAAGAAAACACTACCGGAGTAAATATG GCAGAAGTTACAGAGGCAGTGTCCCACGTATCAGTATCACCACTATTACCGACTGAATCTTCAGAAGAACGCAAGGAACGGTGGGAACAGGGCCAGGCTGACTATATGGGAGTGGATTCCTTTGACAACATCAAGAAGAAACTTGATACCTATCTTCAGTAG